Proteins encoded in a region of the Panicum hallii strain FIL2 chromosome 3, PHallii_v3.1, whole genome shotgun sequence genome:
- the LOC112885722 gene encoding BRCA1-associated RING domain protein 1-like isoform X2 codes for MVKTFGEMDSDIVDVLKQGQMQSQVLKQGKMQSDVLKQRQMQSDKLTRQFNSPTKPSLAGATKASLLKGQNKKKLIEDAKKSSPRVKRNKTGPNQLSYKESNVSAKHVLSEDIGGTTELKRLLTPINLFEDECIFCHSFRRSQLHGSMVCYLKGRVVSIEEGNSSNAIYVHKKCLEWTPLVWFEGDVVVNLESEIRRASRLRCRRCGLLGAALGCYDNDCDRSFHVPCAVQIDCRWDVDERLVLCPKHVSKTLPCDKLYTHTKEDDNSSSLHQSQCSYKEDSFTAFEEEGQQSDQLKTTRSFLPVGPCTDKEGKLDNHHRENQQTDQLNTSNAASFPQSPYIHKEVIFDNHQRENQQTDQFNILNPSYLSQSQCFLKEGISTNSSRDGNQIDQLDTSNFSSLPLGKHSDEEEICMNCERDDQRAHKPNTSILCCLPKSCHPDEEGISSVYKGEKIKAYQPDTSSFPSDQLVLLGLSLSVSEKEFACWTNARLTKEWGENVTHVIVGKGAGTSWSRSFEALMAILLGKWVVHFEWVADCSSEMTRRPEASYVLSMDSIRTIDGPKKGRIRATKGTPKLFSGLRLCLSAYMDPDGRHRVRNLIATAGGQVLRGGFLDLLLGDSGGSSVGPYFVFDGDATGGFSRSTLRKEEVEARKHAALRARVISHLRVLDAVAAYDAEILDR; via the exons ATCGCTGTTGAAGGGTCAAAATAAGAAAAAATTGATAGAAGATGCAAAAAAGTCATCCCCTCGTGTTAAGCGAAATAAGACTGGACCAAATCAGCTTTCATATAAAGAAAGCAATGTATCTGCAAAACATGTCCTGTCCGAAGACATTGGAGGTACTACTGAATTGAAGAGACTGCTAACTCCAATTAACTTATTCGAAGACGAATGCATTTTCTGCCATTCATTTAGAAGGAGCCAG CTTCATGGTTCGATGGTGTGTTATCTAAAGGGAAGGGTTGTGTCCATTGAAGAGGGCAACTCATCAAATGCCATCTATGTCCATAAAAAGTGCCTGGAGTG GACTCCACTAGTGTGGTTTGAGGGTGACGTTGTTGTGAACTTGGAGTCAGAAATCAGACGTGCTTCAAGACTGAGATGCAGAAGATGTGGTCTCCTGGGAGCAGCCCTTGGTTGTTATGACAACGATTGCGATAGGAGTTTTCACGTTCCATGTGCAGTTCAGATTGATTGCCGCTGGGATGTT GATGAACGTCTTGTGCTGTGCCCTAAACATGTTTCAAAGACACTACCATGTGATAAGCTGTATACACATACAAAGGAGGATGACAATTCTTCTTCCTTGCATCAAAG CCAATGTTCCTACAAAGAAGATTCTTTCACTGCTTTTGAAGAGGAAGGCCAACAATCTGACCAGCTTAAAACCACAAGGTCTTTCTTGCCTGTGGG CCCATGTACAGACAAGGAAGGAAAACTTGACAATCATCATAGGGAAAATCAACAAACAGATCAACTCAACACTTCTAATGCTGCATCATTTCCTCAGAG CCCATATATACACAAGGAAGTAATTTTTGACAATCATCAAAGGGAAAATCAGCAAACAGATCAGTTTAACATTTTGAATCCTTCGTACTTGAGTCAAAG CCAATGTTTTCTAAAAGAAGGGATTTCCACAAATAGCTCAAGAGATGGCAATCAAattgatcagcttgatacctCAAATTTTTCTTCCTTGCCACTGGG GAAACATTCAGATGAAGAAGAAATTTGTATGAATTGTGAAAGGGATGATCAACGAGCACATAAGCCTAACACCTCAATTTTGTGCTGCTTGCCTAAGAG CTGTCATCCAgatgaagaaggaatttctAGTGTTTACAAAGgggaaaagataaaagcatatCAGCCTGACACATCAAGCTTCCCTTCTGATCAGTTGGTTTTGCTTGGATTGTCTTTAAGTGTGTCGGAGAAG GAGTTTGCCTGTTGGACCAACGCGAGGCTGACGAAAGAGTGGGGCGAAAATGTGACTCATGTCATCGTGGGCAAAGGTGCTGGCACCTCGTGGAGCAGATCATTTGAAGCCCTCATGGCCATACTGCTTGGGAAATGGGTCGTCCATTTTGAAT GGGTTGCCGACTGCTCCTCGGAGATGACTCGACGTCCAGAAGCTTCTTATGTACTCAGCATGGATTCAATCAGAACAATCGACGGGCCGAAGAAGGGAAGAATCCGAGCAACCAAAGGG ACACCGAAGCTGTTCTCGGGCCTGCGCTTGTGCCTCAGTGCCTACATGGACCCTGACGGCAGACACCGCGTGCGCAACCTCATCGCGACCGCGGGAGGGCAGGTCCTGAGGGGAGGGTTCCTGGACCTGCTGCTCGGAGACTCCGGCGGCTCGTCGGTGGGGCCGTACTTCGTCTTCGACGGCGACGCGACCGGAGGATTTTCCAGGAGCACGCTGCggaaggaggaggtggaggcgaGGAAGCACGCGGCCTTGAGGGCGCGGGTGATCAGCCACCTGAGGGTGCTTGACGCCGTCGCGGCGTACGACGCGGAGATCCTGGATCGCTGA
- the LOC112885722 gene encoding BRCA1-associated RING domain protein 1-like isoform X1 encodes MVKTFGEMDSDIVDVLKQGQMQSQVLKQGKMQSDVLKQRQMQSDKLTRQFNSPTKPSLAGATKASLLKGQNKKKLIEDAKKSSPRVKRNKTGPNQLSYKESNVSAKHVLSEDIGGTTELKRLLTPINLFEDECIFCHSFRRSQLHGSMVCYLKGRVVSIEEGNSSNAIYVHKKCLEWTPLVWFEGDVVVNLESEIRRASRLRCRRCGLLGAALGCYDNDCDRSFHVPCAVQIDCRWDVDERLVLCPKHVSKTLPCDKLYTHTKEDDNSSSLHQSQCSYKEDSFTAFEEEGQQSDQLKTTRSFLPVGPCTDKEGKLDNHHRENQQTDQLNTSNAASFPQSPYIHKEVIFDNHQRENQQTDQFNILNPSYLSQSQCFLKEGISTNSSRDGNQIDQLDTSNFSSLPLGKHSDEEEICMNCERDDQRAHKPNTSILCCLPKSCHPDEEGISSVYKGEKIKAYQPDTSSFPSDQLVLLGLSLSVSEKDSLQEFACWTNARLTKEWGENVTHVIVGKGAGTSWSRSFEALMAILLGKWVVHFEWVADCSSEMTRRPEASYVLSMDSIRTIDGPKKGRIRATKGTPKLFSGLRLCLSAYMDPDGRHRVRNLIATAGGQVLRGGFLDLLLGDSGGSSVGPYFVFDGDATGGFSRSTLRKEEVEARKHAALRARVISHLRVLDAVAAYDAEILDR; translated from the exons ATCGCTGTTGAAGGGTCAAAATAAGAAAAAATTGATAGAAGATGCAAAAAAGTCATCCCCTCGTGTTAAGCGAAATAAGACTGGACCAAATCAGCTTTCATATAAAGAAAGCAATGTATCTGCAAAACATGTCCTGTCCGAAGACATTGGAGGTACTACTGAATTGAAGAGACTGCTAACTCCAATTAACTTATTCGAAGACGAATGCATTTTCTGCCATTCATTTAGAAGGAGCCAG CTTCATGGTTCGATGGTGTGTTATCTAAAGGGAAGGGTTGTGTCCATTGAAGAGGGCAACTCATCAAATGCCATCTATGTCCATAAAAAGTGCCTGGAGTG GACTCCACTAGTGTGGTTTGAGGGTGACGTTGTTGTGAACTTGGAGTCAGAAATCAGACGTGCTTCAAGACTGAGATGCAGAAGATGTGGTCTCCTGGGAGCAGCCCTTGGTTGTTATGACAACGATTGCGATAGGAGTTTTCACGTTCCATGTGCAGTTCAGATTGATTGCCGCTGGGATGTT GATGAACGTCTTGTGCTGTGCCCTAAACATGTTTCAAAGACACTACCATGTGATAAGCTGTATACACATACAAAGGAGGATGACAATTCTTCTTCCTTGCATCAAAG CCAATGTTCCTACAAAGAAGATTCTTTCACTGCTTTTGAAGAGGAAGGCCAACAATCTGACCAGCTTAAAACCACAAGGTCTTTCTTGCCTGTGGG CCCATGTACAGACAAGGAAGGAAAACTTGACAATCATCATAGGGAAAATCAACAAACAGATCAACTCAACACTTCTAATGCTGCATCATTTCCTCAGAG CCCATATATACACAAGGAAGTAATTTTTGACAATCATCAAAGGGAAAATCAGCAAACAGATCAGTTTAACATTTTGAATCCTTCGTACTTGAGTCAAAG CCAATGTTTTCTAAAAGAAGGGATTTCCACAAATAGCTCAAGAGATGGCAATCAAattgatcagcttgatacctCAAATTTTTCTTCCTTGCCACTGGG GAAACATTCAGATGAAGAAGAAATTTGTATGAATTGTGAAAGGGATGATCAACGAGCACATAAGCCTAACACCTCAATTTTGTGCTGCTTGCCTAAGAG CTGTCATCCAgatgaagaaggaatttctAGTGTTTACAAAGgggaaaagataaaagcatatCAGCCTGACACATCAAGCTTCCCTTCTGATCAGTTGGTTTTGCTTGGATTGTCTTTAAGTGTGTCGGAGAAG GATTCCTTGCAGGAGTTTGCCTGTTGGACCAACGCGAGGCTGACGAAAGAGTGGGGCGAAAATGTGACTCATGTCATCGTGGGCAAAGGTGCTGGCACCTCGTGGAGCAGATCATTTGAAGCCCTCATGGCCATACTGCTTGGGAAATGGGTCGTCCATTTTGAAT GGGTTGCCGACTGCTCCTCGGAGATGACTCGACGTCCAGAAGCTTCTTATGTACTCAGCATGGATTCAATCAGAACAATCGACGGGCCGAAGAAGGGAAGAATCCGAGCAACCAAAGGG ACACCGAAGCTGTTCTCGGGCCTGCGCTTGTGCCTCAGTGCCTACATGGACCCTGACGGCAGACACCGCGTGCGCAACCTCATCGCGACCGCGGGAGGGCAGGTCCTGAGGGGAGGGTTCCTGGACCTGCTGCTCGGAGACTCCGGCGGCTCGTCGGTGGGGCCGTACTTCGTCTTCGACGGCGACGCGACCGGAGGATTTTCCAGGAGCACGCTGCggaaggaggaggtggaggcgaGGAAGCACGCGGCCTTGAGGGCGCGGGTGATCAGCCACCTGAGGGTGCTTGACGCCGTCGCGGCGTACGACGCGGAGATCCTGGATCGCTGA
- the LOC112885722 gene encoding BRCA1-associated RING domain protein 1-like isoform X3 → MVKTFGEMDSDIVDVLKQGQMQSQVLKQGKMQSDVLKQRQMQSDKLTRQFNSPTKPSLAGATKASLLKGQNKKKLIEDAKKSSPRVKRNKTGPNQLSYKESNVSAKHVLSEDIGGTTELKRLLTPINLFEDECIFCHSFRRSQLHGSMVCYLKGRVVSIEEGNSSNAIYVHKKCLEWTPLVWFEGDVVVNLESEIRRASRLRCRRCGLLGAALGCYDNDCDRSFHVPCAVQIDCRWDVDERLVLCPKHVSKTLPCDKLYTHTKEDDNSSSLHQSQCSYKEDSFTAFEEEGQQSDQLKTTSPCTDKEGKLDNHHRENQQTDQLNTSNAASFPQSPYIHKEVIFDNHQRENQQTDQFNILNPSYLSQSQCFLKEGISTNSSRDGNQIDQLDTSNFSSLPLGKHSDEEEICMNCERDDQRAHKPNTSILCCLPKSCHPDEEGISSVYKGEKIKAYQPDTSSFPSDQLVLLGLSLSVSEKDSLQEFACWTNARLTKEWGENVTHVIVGKGAGTSWSRSFEALMAILLGKWVVHFEWVADCSSEMTRRPEASYVLSMDSIRTIDGPKKGRIRATKGTPKLFSGLRLCLSAYMDPDGRHRVRNLIATAGGQVLRGGFLDLLLGDSGGSSVGPYFVFDGDATGGFSRSTLRKEEVEARKHAALRARVISHLRVLDAVAAYDAEILDR, encoded by the exons ATCGCTGTTGAAGGGTCAAAATAAGAAAAAATTGATAGAAGATGCAAAAAAGTCATCCCCTCGTGTTAAGCGAAATAAGACTGGACCAAATCAGCTTTCATATAAAGAAAGCAATGTATCTGCAAAACATGTCCTGTCCGAAGACATTGGAGGTACTACTGAATTGAAGAGACTGCTAACTCCAATTAACTTATTCGAAGACGAATGCATTTTCTGCCATTCATTTAGAAGGAGCCAG CTTCATGGTTCGATGGTGTGTTATCTAAAGGGAAGGGTTGTGTCCATTGAAGAGGGCAACTCATCAAATGCCATCTATGTCCATAAAAAGTGCCTGGAGTG GACTCCACTAGTGTGGTTTGAGGGTGACGTTGTTGTGAACTTGGAGTCAGAAATCAGACGTGCTTCAAGACTGAGATGCAGAAGATGTGGTCTCCTGGGAGCAGCCCTTGGTTGTTATGACAACGATTGCGATAGGAGTTTTCACGTTCCATGTGCAGTTCAGATTGATTGCCGCTGGGATGTT GATGAACGTCTTGTGCTGTGCCCTAAACATGTTTCAAAGACACTACCATGTGATAAGCTGTATACACATACAAAGGAGGATGACAATTCTTCTTCCTTGCATCAAAG CCAATGTTCCTACAAAGAAGATTCTTTCACTGCTTTTGAAGAGGAAGGCCAACAATCTGACCAGCTTAAAACCACAAG CCCATGTACAGACAAGGAAGGAAAACTTGACAATCATCATAGGGAAAATCAACAAACAGATCAACTCAACACTTCTAATGCTGCATCATTTCCTCAGAG CCCATATATACACAAGGAAGTAATTTTTGACAATCATCAAAGGGAAAATCAGCAAACAGATCAGTTTAACATTTTGAATCCTTCGTACTTGAGTCAAAG CCAATGTTTTCTAAAAGAAGGGATTTCCACAAATAGCTCAAGAGATGGCAATCAAattgatcagcttgatacctCAAATTTTTCTTCCTTGCCACTGGG GAAACATTCAGATGAAGAAGAAATTTGTATGAATTGTGAAAGGGATGATCAACGAGCACATAAGCCTAACACCTCAATTTTGTGCTGCTTGCCTAAGAG CTGTCATCCAgatgaagaaggaatttctAGTGTTTACAAAGgggaaaagataaaagcatatCAGCCTGACACATCAAGCTTCCCTTCTGATCAGTTGGTTTTGCTTGGATTGTCTTTAAGTGTGTCGGAGAAG GATTCCTTGCAGGAGTTTGCCTGTTGGACCAACGCGAGGCTGACGAAAGAGTGGGGCGAAAATGTGACTCATGTCATCGTGGGCAAAGGTGCTGGCACCTCGTGGAGCAGATCATTTGAAGCCCTCATGGCCATACTGCTTGGGAAATGGGTCGTCCATTTTGAAT GGGTTGCCGACTGCTCCTCGGAGATGACTCGACGTCCAGAAGCTTCTTATGTACTCAGCATGGATTCAATCAGAACAATCGACGGGCCGAAGAAGGGAAGAATCCGAGCAACCAAAGGG ACACCGAAGCTGTTCTCGGGCCTGCGCTTGTGCCTCAGTGCCTACATGGACCCTGACGGCAGACACCGCGTGCGCAACCTCATCGCGACCGCGGGAGGGCAGGTCCTGAGGGGAGGGTTCCTGGACCTGCTGCTCGGAGACTCCGGCGGCTCGTCGGTGGGGCCGTACTTCGTCTTCGACGGCGACGCGACCGGAGGATTTTCCAGGAGCACGCTGCggaaggaggaggtggaggcgaGGAAGCACGCGGCCTTGAGGGCGCGGGTGATCAGCCACCTGAGGGTGCTTGACGCCGTCGCGGCGTACGACGCGGAGATCCTGGATCGCTGA
- the LOC112885722 gene encoding BRCA1-associated RING domain protein 1-like isoform X4 has product MQKSHPLVLSEIRLDQISFHIKKAMYLQNMSCPKTLELHGSMVCYLKGRVVSIEEGNSSNAIYVHKKCLEWTPLVWFEGDVVVNLESEIRRASRLRCRRCGLLGAALGCYDNDCDRSFHVPCAVQIDCRWDVDERLVLCPKHVSKTLPCDKLYTHTKEDDNSSSLHQSQCSYKEDSFTAFEEEGQQSDQLKTTRSFLPVGPCTDKEGKLDNHHRENQQTDQLNTSNAASFPQSPYIHKEVIFDNHQRENQQTDQFNILNPSYLSQSQCFLKEGISTNSSRDGNQIDQLDTSNFSSLPLGKHSDEEEICMNCERDDQRAHKPNTSILCCLPKSCHPDEEGISSVYKGEKIKAYQPDTSSFPSDQLVLLGLSLSVSEKDSLQEFACWTNARLTKEWGENVTHVIVGKGAGTSWSRSFEALMAILLGKWVVHFEWVADCSSEMTRRPEASYVLSMDSIRTIDGPKKGRIRATKGTPKLFSGLRLCLSAYMDPDGRHRVRNLIATAGGQVLRGGFLDLLLGDSGGSSVGPYFVFDGDATGGFSRSTLRKEEVEARKHAALRARVISHLRVLDAVAAYDAEILDR; this is encoded by the exons ATGCAAAAAAGTCATCCCCTCGTGTTAAGCGAAATAAGACTGGACCAAATCAGCTTTCATATAAAGAAAGCAATGTATCTGCAAAACATGTCCTGTCCGAAGACATTGGAG CTTCATGGTTCGATGGTGTGTTATCTAAAGGGAAGGGTTGTGTCCATTGAAGAGGGCAACTCATCAAATGCCATCTATGTCCATAAAAAGTGCCTGGAGTG GACTCCACTAGTGTGGTTTGAGGGTGACGTTGTTGTGAACTTGGAGTCAGAAATCAGACGTGCTTCAAGACTGAGATGCAGAAGATGTGGTCTCCTGGGAGCAGCCCTTGGTTGTTATGACAACGATTGCGATAGGAGTTTTCACGTTCCATGTGCAGTTCAGATTGATTGCCGCTGGGATGTT GATGAACGTCTTGTGCTGTGCCCTAAACATGTTTCAAAGACACTACCATGTGATAAGCTGTATACACATACAAAGGAGGATGACAATTCTTCTTCCTTGCATCAAAG CCAATGTTCCTACAAAGAAGATTCTTTCACTGCTTTTGAAGAGGAAGGCCAACAATCTGACCAGCTTAAAACCACAAGGTCTTTCTTGCCTGTGGG CCCATGTACAGACAAGGAAGGAAAACTTGACAATCATCATAGGGAAAATCAACAAACAGATCAACTCAACACTTCTAATGCTGCATCATTTCCTCAGAG CCCATATATACACAAGGAAGTAATTTTTGACAATCATCAAAGGGAAAATCAGCAAACAGATCAGTTTAACATTTTGAATCCTTCGTACTTGAGTCAAAG CCAATGTTTTCTAAAAGAAGGGATTTCCACAAATAGCTCAAGAGATGGCAATCAAattgatcagcttgatacctCAAATTTTTCTTCCTTGCCACTGGG GAAACATTCAGATGAAGAAGAAATTTGTATGAATTGTGAAAGGGATGATCAACGAGCACATAAGCCTAACACCTCAATTTTGTGCTGCTTGCCTAAGAG CTGTCATCCAgatgaagaaggaatttctAGTGTTTACAAAGgggaaaagataaaagcatatCAGCCTGACACATCAAGCTTCCCTTCTGATCAGTTGGTTTTGCTTGGATTGTCTTTAAGTGTGTCGGAGAAG GATTCCTTGCAGGAGTTTGCCTGTTGGACCAACGCGAGGCTGACGAAAGAGTGGGGCGAAAATGTGACTCATGTCATCGTGGGCAAAGGTGCTGGCACCTCGTGGAGCAGATCATTTGAAGCCCTCATGGCCATACTGCTTGGGAAATGGGTCGTCCATTTTGAAT GGGTTGCCGACTGCTCCTCGGAGATGACTCGACGTCCAGAAGCTTCTTATGTACTCAGCATGGATTCAATCAGAACAATCGACGGGCCGAAGAAGGGAAGAATCCGAGCAACCAAAGGG ACACCGAAGCTGTTCTCGGGCCTGCGCTTGTGCCTCAGTGCCTACATGGACCCTGACGGCAGACACCGCGTGCGCAACCTCATCGCGACCGCGGGAGGGCAGGTCCTGAGGGGAGGGTTCCTGGACCTGCTGCTCGGAGACTCCGGCGGCTCGTCGGTGGGGCCGTACTTCGTCTTCGACGGCGACGCGACCGGAGGATTTTCCAGGAGCACGCTGCggaaggaggaggtggaggcgaGGAAGCACGCGGCCTTGAGGGCGCGGGTGATCAGCCACCTGAGGGTGCTTGACGCCGTCGCGGCGTACGACGCGGAGATCCTGGATCGCTGA